GATTATTAATGGATAAAGCATGGAATTATAAAAAACAAATGGCAGATGGAATAACAAATGAAAAAATTGACAGAATATATGAAGAAGCAAAAAAAGCTGGTGCATTAGGTGGAAAAATATCCGGAGCAGGTGGAGGAGGATTCATGTTCTTCTTTGCAGATATAGATAAAAGATATGAAGTAATAAAAACATTAAAAAATGAAGGAGCGGAAATAATAAACTATACCTTTGAAGATAAAGGATTACATACCTGGAAAGTAGAAAGGTAGGAAATAAAAATGGAAAATCTAATAAAAGAAAGAATCAAACAATCAGTAGAAATAAAAAATAAAATATTGGAAAATGAAAAATTATTAAAAAAAATAGAATCAGCAAGTAAAATAATAACAGATACAATAAAAAAAGGAAACAAAGTAATCTTTTGTGGAAATGGCGGAAGTGCAGCAGATGCTCAGCATTTAGCAGCAGAATTAATGGGGAAATTTTATCTAAATAGAAAACCAATGCCAGCGATATCTTTAACAGTTAATACTTCAGTATTAACCGCAATAGGAAACGATTTTGGATATGATGAAGTATTTGTTAGACAGTTAGAGGGGATTGCAAAAAATGGTGATATAATAGTTGGAATAAGCACAAGTGGAAATTCAAAAAATATAATAGAAGCA
This is a stretch of genomic DNA from Marinitoga piezophila KA3. It encodes these proteins:
- the gmhA gene encoding D-sedoheptulose 7-phosphate isomerase; the protein is MENLIKERIKQSVEIKNKILENEKLLKKIESASKIITDTIKKGNKVIFCGNGGSAADAQHLAAELMGKFYLNRKPMPAISLTVNTSVLTAIGNDFGYDEVFVRQLEGIAKNGDIIVGISTSGNSKNIIEAFKYAKENNIKIIAFTGETGGKMKEYADILINIPSNDTPRIQESHITIGHIICEIVEKEIFGEEK